In one window of Pseudomonas chlororaphis subsp. chlororaphis DNA:
- a CDS encoding phospholipase D-like domain-containing protein, whose amino-acid sequence MTYLDQKLSISLEESAATLTSDWFAHKNNPLSPPRPAGNVVTPLVCGEEAFKKVYECIQAATKSIDLISWGFDPGLRLDRASTDSPCLGKLLRQKAESGVEVRVLIWNNRLAQLGENSVIGEGWSGAGGTSMGSGMTAGKPADTSALGEKRKKLLEKQQQEQARLEKLPANDEAGRRATRDRLIDIQQSLDALDSGYTKGRDSGGTVQAPNEQVETRDWYRWVHSREARNIEFRTRDFKLVGELTYDDQNGLRMHWGRLAILWRLLKDESHDVPFMQMLALSLFPSHHQKTLVVDYMDPQKAKGLVMGHNLQRNYWDTTAHAYDDAAGKRDLGFGPWQDLSLFVRGPVLFDLNHNFCNAWDKSSSWIRRVFKGTLNHERSSVKPLSLILDGGEPAQICRTQPEEGPEKTILEIYEKALGNVHQYAYIENQYFRYKPLAERLKKVAADYVAAGKQQDLHLFVVTNNPESGHFSSSTYEMLDTLGQGELMPLAHRDLLYDQRQLAYRQRELKARDESPTRDQELAKVQTQMHEQGIDPSRADELLAMDPNKHYNQAAARELEPEMLPPKGLKIIVATLVSCKDGGETATPKTREQRQTERDITEHLGPEQGMAQYKSIYVHSKLLLVDDLFFTLGSANINERSLNSDSELNIAMPSPQTTRTWRERLWGMHSGNEISVSKPTPAENIVEDFRNWESVISKNWERQKINKKLNGNLVRFWDVVTPYAKAVD is encoded by the coding sequence ATGACATACCTCGATCAGAAACTGTCGATCTCGCTTGAAGAAAGCGCCGCAACCCTGACTTCGGATTGGTTCGCCCACAAGAACAATCCGCTAAGCCCGCCACGTCCGGCAGGCAACGTGGTGACGCCGCTGGTGTGTGGCGAGGAAGCCTTCAAGAAGGTCTATGAATGCATCCAGGCAGCTACGAAAAGCATTGACCTTATCAGTTGGGGCTTCGATCCGGGATTGCGTCTCGACCGGGCCTCGACCGACAGCCCCTGTCTGGGAAAACTGCTCAGGCAGAAGGCCGAAAGTGGTGTCGAGGTACGGGTACTGATCTGGAACAACCGACTGGCCCAGCTCGGTGAAAACTCGGTGATCGGTGAGGGCTGGAGCGGCGCCGGCGGAACATCGATGGGTTCCGGAATGACCGCGGGCAAGCCGGCTGACACCAGCGCCCTGGGTGAAAAACGGAAAAAGCTCCTGGAAAAACAGCAGCAGGAGCAGGCACGCCTGGAAAAACTTCCGGCAAACGACGAGGCCGGCCGACGAGCCACGCGCGACCGTCTGATCGACATCCAGCAAAGCCTGGATGCCCTGGACAGCGGCTACACCAAGGGCCGTGATTCGGGAGGGACGGTTCAAGCCCCGAACGAACAGGTCGAGACCCGAGATTGGTATCGCTGGGTACACAGCCGCGAAGCCCGCAATATCGAGTTTCGTACGCGGGACTTCAAACTCGTAGGAGAGTTGACCTACGACGATCAAAATGGCCTGCGCATGCATTGGGGGCGTCTTGCCATCCTGTGGCGACTGCTCAAGGACGAGTCTCACGATGTGCCCTTCATGCAGATGCTGGCCCTGAGCCTATTTCCCAGCCATCACCAGAAAACCCTGGTGGTCGACTACATGGACCCGCAAAAAGCGAAAGGTCTTGTGATGGGCCACAACCTGCAGCGCAACTACTGGGACACCACCGCCCACGCCTACGACGATGCAGCCGGCAAGCGCGATCTGGGCTTCGGCCCCTGGCAGGACCTTTCCCTATTTGTACGCGGCCCGGTGCTATTCGACCTTAATCACAACTTCTGCAATGCCTGGGACAAGAGCAGCAGCTGGATACGCCGGGTCTTCAAGGGCACCCTGAATCACGAGCGCTCGTCGGTCAAACCACTGAGCCTGATCCTCGATGGTGGAGAGCCCGCGCAGATTTGCCGGACTCAACCGGAAGAAGGTCCGGAAAAAACCATTCTCGAGATATATGAAAAGGCCCTGGGCAATGTGCATCAGTACGCCTATATCGAGAACCAATACTTCCGCTACAAACCGCTGGCCGAACGCCTGAAGAAAGTTGCCGCCGACTACGTCGCTGCCGGCAAACAACAGGACTTGCACCTGTTCGTGGTCACCAACAACCCGGAGAGCGGGCATTTCTCCAGTTCCACCTACGAGATGCTCGACACCCTTGGCCAGGGCGAACTGATGCCCCTGGCCCACCGCGACCTGCTCTACGATCAACGCCAGCTTGCCTATCGCCAGCGCGAACTGAAGGCCCGCGACGAATCGCCGACACGCGATCAGGAGCTGGCCAAGGTACAGACGCAAATGCATGAGCAGGGTATCGATCCGAGTCGCGCCGATGAACTCCTGGCCATGGACCCCAACAAACACTACAACCAGGCCGCGGCTCGCGAACTGGAGCCGGAGATGCTGCCGCCCAAGGGGTTGAAAATCATTGTCGCGACTCTGGTCAGTTGCAAGGACGGCGGCGAAACCGCTACTCCCAAGACGCGCGAGCAGCGCCAGACCGAACGCGATATCACCGAACATCTCGGCCCGGAACAAGGAATGGCGCAGTACAAGTCCATCTATGTACACAGCAAGCTGCTGCTGGTGGACGACCTGTTCTTCACCCTGGGCTCCGCCAACATCAACGAGCGCAGCCTGAACTCCGACTCCGAACTGAATATCGCCATGCCAAGCCCGCAAACCACCCGGACCTGGCGGGAGCGGTTGTGGGGGATGCATTCGGGAAACGAGATTAGTGTAAGTAAACCAACACCTGCGGAGAATATCGTTGAAGATTTTAGGAACTGGGAGTCGGTGATTAGCAAGAATTGGGAAAGGCAAAAAATAAATAAAAAATTAAATGGAAATTTAGTCAGATTCTGGGATGTGGTGACGCCTTATGCAAAAGCCGTTGATTAA
- a CDS encoding serine/threonine-protein kinase translates to MSDLKSGLDNILMSEEEASNLTYFAFAKANEAPRPVAPKAKGKGRNRSRNRPRSKAQAGAPVGGLPDVLAGRYRLERLLGAGGMGAVYRARDLLHEQFGDPDPYIALKVMSEEFSETPDASALLYSEFALTRRLRHPNVVRLHSFEVDTQCQRAFITMELMRGLTLDKLLCERPLGLPWEELRDVVRPLLDALAYSHARGVLHGDLKPSNVMLCEDGVRLFDFGLSQAEEGILPGLPQLSRSRFNAWTPGYAAPELLEGGALSASADLYAVACVIYELACGKHPYRRLPSTQARDERLDRSLQAPRHLPRHCWPALRAALALDAAERTISAQALRDAMRADSSWLQRWFHRRNG, encoded by the coding sequence ATGAGTGATCTCAAATCCGGTCTGGATAACATCCTGATGAGCGAGGAAGAGGCCAGCAACCTGACCTATTTCGCCTTCGCCAAGGCCAATGAGGCGCCGCGTCCCGTGGCGCCCAAGGCCAAGGGCAAAGGCCGCAACCGCTCCAGGAACCGCCCCCGTTCCAAGGCCCAGGCCGGGGCGCCTGTGGGCGGGTTGCCGGACGTATTGGCCGGACGTTACCGCCTCGAGCGCCTGCTCGGGGCCGGTGGCATGGGCGCGGTCTACCGCGCGCGGGACCTGCTGCATGAGCAGTTCGGCGATCCCGACCCTTACATAGCGCTCAAAGTTATGAGCGAAGAATTTTCCGAGACGCCGGATGCCAGCGCCTTGCTCTACAGCGAGTTCGCCCTGACCCGGCGCCTGCGCCACCCGAACGTCGTGCGCCTGCACAGCTTCGAAGTGGACACCCAGTGCCAGCGCGCCTTCATCACCATGGAGCTGATGCGCGGCCTGACCCTGGACAAACTGCTCTGCGAGCGGCCATTGGGCCTGCCGTGGGAAGAGCTGCGCGATGTGGTGCGGCCACTGCTCGATGCCCTGGCGTACAGCCACGCTCGCGGTGTGCTGCACGGCGACCTGAAGCCGAGCAACGTGATGCTCTGCGAAGACGGCGTGCGGCTGTTCGACTTCGGCCTGAGCCAGGCCGAGGAGGGCATCCTTCCCGGCCTGCCGCAACTGAGCCGCAGCCGCTTCAACGCCTGGACGCCCGGCTATGCCGCCCCCGAATTGCTGGAGGGCGGCGCCTTGTCGGCCAGCGCCGACCTGTACGCGGTGGCCTGTGTGATCTATGAACTGGCCTGCGGCAAGCACCCGTATCGCCGGTTGCCGTCGACCCAGGCCCGCGACGAACGCCTGGACCGCTCGCTGCAGGCGCCCAGGCATCTACCCAGACACTGTTGGCCAGCCCTGCGCGCGGCGCTGGCCCTCGACGCGGCGGAGCGCACCATTTCCGCCCAAGCATTGCGCGACGCCATGCGCGCGGATTCGTCCTGGCTGCAACGCTGGTTCCATCGGCGTAACGGATGA
- a CDS encoding tetratricopeptide repeat protein produces the protein MTTIKALLVTVLLGSSGFSMAYDFKCVHEKDIAPPLDQQADQWFKQARVLSKKRPVDWIEVASLYQQAVEKNHWKAMHNLAELYLRGDGVVKDTNKAIDLYLEMIKLQVPLGYYDMSVMTKRGVGVVQSDRQSVIYLLKAGDVGSPMAQVRLGNIYIYEAKKRDLGISYLRCAADQSDANANYELATYYEILDRNYPVALHYYQRAAALGERKGAMEIEDVFQNGKFSYNKDKKTEDAYYKVSRELANNPDLRFPNLAKDHPLPPNPVQGYHADKDINWKPTGRDDDY, from the coding sequence ATGACGACTATTAAAGCACTTCTGGTTACTGTGCTACTGGGCAGCAGTGGCTTTTCCATGGCATACGATTTCAAGTGTGTTCATGAGAAAGATATTGCTCCACCCCTGGATCAGCAAGCAGACCAATGGTTTAAACAAGCTCGGGTGCTTAGCAAAAAACGCCCGGTTGACTGGATCGAAGTGGCCAGCCTGTACCAGCAGGCTGTAGAAAAGAACCATTGGAAAGCAATGCATAATCTTGCAGAGCTATACTTACGTGGTGATGGGGTTGTTAAGGATACGAACAAGGCTATTGATTTGTATCTGGAAATGATCAAGCTACAGGTACCGCTGGGTTATTACGATATGAGTGTAATGACCAAAAGAGGCGTCGGTGTGGTGCAGTCTGATAGGCAATCAGTAATATATTTGCTCAAGGCGGGAGATGTAGGTAGTCCTATGGCTCAAGTCAGGTTAGGAAATATCTATATTTATGAGGCTAAGAAAAGAGATCTAGGGATTTCCTACCTACGCTGTGCTGCAGATCAGAGCGATGCAAACGCAAATTATGAGTTGGCCACATACTACGAGATCTTGGATAGAAACTACCCTGTTGCCTTGCATTACTATCAGAGAGCTGCAGCTCTAGGTGAACGGAAAGGTGCCATGGAAATAGAAGATGTATTTCAAAATGGTAAGTTTTCTTATAATAAAGACAAGAAGACTGAAGATGCATACTACAAAGTGTCCAGGGAGCTAGCCAATAATCCAGACTTGCGCTTCCCCAATCTGGCCAAAGACCACCCACTGCCACCGAACCCTGTGCAGGGCTATCACGCCGATAAAGACATCAACTGGAAACCAACCGGACGCGATGACGATTATTAA
- a CDS encoding type VI secretion system Vgr family protein, whose amino-acid sequence MFNPSNETHFSLTVDDFQGDLQVLSFEGIEGISQPFRFDLELVSENPDLDLETLLHKQAFLAFDPQGSGIHGQIYRVAQGDAGKRLTRYKVSLVPQLAYLEHRTNQRIYQQLSAPKIIALILEEHGIQGNAYRFQLGTPCPERDYCVQYDETDLHFIQRLCEEEGLHYHFQHSPQGHLLVFGDDQTVFPKLGQPTAYIQGSGMVADEPVIKGFNLRLETRTRRTTRRDYDFEKPRLQLEAAYKPETDSEEPDLEDYDYPGRFTDRARGKFLSQRALERHRADYQQAEGWGDQTRLVSGHFLELSEHPRSEWNDLWLLTHIVHEGKQPQVLEESVTSDTTDNKDDFHQGYRNRFLATPWQVFYRPALNHPKPRVLGSQTAVVTGPKGEEIHCDQYGRVKVQFHWDREGKADDKTSCWLRVSSSWAGDRYGALVIPRIGMEVLVTFLEGDPDQPLITGCLYHKEHPVPYALPANKTRTVFKSMSSPGGAGYNELRIEDKKGAEQIFIHAQRDWDENIEHDQKIRIGHERHDTVEKNTYTELKAEEHRITHADRKTETKVDDHLTVGENQHIKLGTAQLTKAGQEIHLKAGAKMVIEAGSELTIKAGGSFIKLDAGGVTVVGPVVKINAGGSPGSGAGIGIKIPGLPGVADADKAGSLMEEALANPAKETVPGQLCIRISPLPNMPGYPDEPYQLYADGALIDKGFSDEKGNVLFQHIPGTRNYSVETVNGHRFNLDMSETSTEQTRQRSERLGREGYRDFPGAAASLEALSSSEAFRQLWADQSEQKE is encoded by the coding sequence ATGTTCAATCCTTCCAATGAAACCCACTTCAGCCTGACGGTCGACGACTTCCAGGGTGACTTGCAGGTGCTGTCTTTCGAGGGGATCGAAGGCATCAGCCAGCCGTTCCGTTTCGATCTGGAGCTGGTCAGCGAGAACCCCGACCTGGACCTGGAAACCCTGCTGCACAAGCAGGCTTTTCTAGCGTTTGATCCGCAAGGCAGTGGCATCCACGGCCAGATCTACCGCGTGGCCCAGGGCGATGCCGGCAAGCGCCTGACCCGCTACAAGGTGTCGCTGGTGCCGCAACTGGCCTATCTCGAACACCGCACCAACCAGCGCATCTATCAGCAGCTGTCGGCGCCGAAGATCATCGCGTTGATCCTCGAAGAGCACGGCATCCAGGGCAACGCCTACCGGTTCCAGCTCGGCACCCCGTGCCCGGAGCGCGACTACTGCGTGCAGTACGACGAGACCGACCTGCACTTCATCCAGCGCCTGTGCGAAGAGGAAGGTCTGCATTACCACTTCCAGCACAGCCCGCAGGGCCACTTGCTGGTGTTCGGCGACGACCAGACGGTATTTCCCAAGCTCGGCCAGCCCACCGCCTATATCCAGGGCAGCGGCATGGTCGCCGACGAGCCGGTGATCAAGGGTTTCAACCTGCGCCTGGAGACCCGCACCCGCCGTACTACTCGACGCGATTACGACTTCGAGAAGCCGCGCCTGCAACTGGAGGCCGCCTATAAACCCGAGACCGACAGTGAAGAACCGGACCTGGAAGACTACGACTACCCGGGCCGCTTCACCGACCGCGCGCGCGGCAAGTTCCTCAGCCAGCGCGCCCTCGAACGCCACCGCGCCGACTACCAGCAGGCCGAAGGCTGGGGCGACCAGACGCGACTGGTCAGCGGCCACTTCCTGGAACTGTCCGAGCACCCGCGCAGTGAGTGGAACGACCTCTGGCTGCTGACCCATATCGTCCACGAAGGCAAGCAGCCGCAGGTGCTGGAAGAGTCGGTGACCAGCGACACCACCGACAACAAGGACGACTTCCACCAGGGCTACCGCAACCGCTTCCTCGCCACGCCCTGGCAGGTGTTCTACCGCCCGGCCCTGAACCACCCGAAACCCCGCGTCCTCGGCAGCCAGACCGCGGTGGTCACCGGGCCCAAGGGCGAAGAAATCCACTGCGACCAGTACGGCCGGGTGAAGGTGCAGTTCCACTGGGACCGCGAAGGCAAAGCCGACGACAAGACCAGCTGCTGGCTGCGGGTGTCCTCCAGCTGGGCCGGCGACCGCTACGGCGCCCTGGTCATCCCGCGCATCGGCATGGAAGTGCTGGTGACCTTCCTCGAAGGCGACCCCGACCAGCCGCTGATCACTGGCTGCCTGTACCACAAGGAACACCCGGTGCCTTACGCCCTGCCGGCGAACAAGACCCGCACGGTATTCAAGTCCATGAGCTCGCCGGGTGGCGCCGGCTACAACGAACTGCGCATCGAAGACAAAAAAGGCGCCGAACAGATCTTCATCCATGCCCAGCGCGACTGGGATGAAAACATCGAGCACGACCAGAAAATCCGCATCGGCCACGAACGCCACGACACGGTGGAAAAGAACACCTACACCGAACTCAAGGCCGAAGAACATCGGATCACCCACGCCGACCGCAAGACCGAAACCAAGGTCGACGACCACCTGACCGTGGGCGAAAACCAGCACATCAAACTCGGCACCGCCCAGCTGACCAAAGCCGGCCAGGAAATCCACCTCAAGGCCGGCGCCAAGATGGTGATCGAGGCGGGCAGCGAACTGACGATCAAGGCCGGGGGCAGTTTTATCAAACTCGATGCCGGCGGCGTCACGGTGGTGGGGCCGGTGGTGAAGATCAATGCGGGGGGCTCGCCGGGGAGTGGGGCGGGGATTGGGATCAAGATACCCGGTCTGCCAGGGGTGGCCGATGCGGACAAGGCTGGCAGCCTGATGGAGGAGGCGTTGGCCAACCCGGCGAAAGAAACCGTACCGGGTCAGCTGTGCATTCGTATTTCCCCGTTGCCCAACATGCCGGGGTATCCGGATGAGCCCTATCAGCTCTACGCCGATGGCGCACTTATCGACAAAGGCTTCAGCGACGAGAAGGGCAATGTGCTTTTCCAGCATATCCCCGGTACCCGCAACTATTCGGTGGAAACGGTGAACGGACACCGTTTCAACCTGGATATGAGCGAAACCTCGACCGAACAGACGCGCCAACGCAGTGAGCGCCTGGGGCGTGAGGGATACCGCGACTTCCCGGGTGCGGCTGCCTCTCTGGAGGCGTTGAGCAGCAGTGAGGCGTTCCGCCAATTGTGGGCGGATCAAAGCGAGCAGAAAGAGTAA
- a CDS encoding tetratricopeptide repeat protein, protein MQKPLINLLLIFSFFLFGADAMAYEFKCVHEQKNAPPLDPQADQWFQRARSISKERFPDWSEVSRLYQQAADKDHWKAMHNLAELYLRGDGVLKDTNKAIDLYMRMVNLQVPLGYYDMSVMTQRGVGVVQSDKEAMLFLIKAADLGSPQAQTRIGYIYIYDKRKDAVGLGYLKCAERQDYADAAYKLGSYYEVVDENYPVSMHYYQRAAALGEPKGATEIRNVFEKGLHDYSKNLKVAKAYDDISSRFYKNPELRLPNLAKDHPLPPHPIQGYHADKDINWKPTGRDDDY, encoded by the coding sequence ATGCAAAAGCCGTTGATTAATTTACTGCTGATTTTTTCTTTTTTTCTTTTTGGAGCTGATGCTATGGCTTATGAGTTCAAATGCGTACATGAGCAAAAAAATGCCCCGCCTTTGGATCCGCAGGCTGATCAATGGTTTCAACGCGCTCGCTCTATCAGTAAAGAGCGATTTCCAGACTGGTCGGAAGTTTCCAGGTTATATCAGCAGGCTGCAGATAAGGACCACTGGAAAGCTATGCATAATCTAGCAGAGCTGTATCTGCGGGGTGATGGTGTATTAAAGGATACTAACAAGGCTATTGATCTGTATATGCGAATGGTCAATCTACAAGTGCCTCTCGGTTATTATGATATGAGTGTAATGACACAGCGGGGAGTAGGTGTTGTACAGTCAGATAAAGAGGCTATGCTGTTTTTGATTAAGGCGGCTGATTTAGGTAGCCCTCAAGCACAAACTAGAATTGGCTACATTTATATCTATGATAAGAGAAAGGATGCTGTAGGGTTGGGATACTTGAAGTGCGCGGAGAGACAGGATTATGCAGATGCAGCATATAAGTTAGGGTCGTATTATGAGGTTGTGGATGAGAACTATCCTGTTTCCATGCACTATTATCAGCGTGCTGCGGCGCTAGGGGAGCCGAAGGGAGCTACGGAGATCAGAAATGTTTTTGAGAAAGGGCTACACGATTACTCAAAGAATTTGAAGGTAGCTAAGGCCTACGATGATATATCTAGTCGTTTTTACAAAAATCCTGAACTACGGCTACCTAATTTAGCAAAAGATCATCCACTTCCACCGCACCCTATTCAGGGTTATCACGCGGATAAAGACATCAACTGGAAGCCAACCGGACGTGATGACGACTATTAA
- the recG gene encoding ATP-dependent DNA helicase RecG, translating to MTELSNVPVTALKGVGEAMAEKLAKVGLENLQDVLFHLPLRYQDRTRVVPIGALRPGQDAVIEGTVSGADVVMGKRRSLLVRLQDGTGGLSLRFYHFSNAQKEGLKRGTRVRCYGEARPGASGLEIYHPEYRAISGDEPPPVDQTLTPIYPLTEGLTQQRLRMLCQQSLALLGPRSLPDWLPQELARDYQLAPLDDAIRYLHHPPADADVDELALGHHWAQHRLAFEELLTHQLSQQRLRESLRSQLAPALPKATRLPALYLKNLGFAPTGAQQRVGNEIAYDLSQPEPMLRLIQGDVGAGKTVVAALAALQALEAGYQVALMAPTEILAEQHFITFKRWLEPLGLEVAWLAGKLKGKNRTAALEQIAAGAPMVVGTHALFQDEVQFKNLALVIIDEQHRFGVQQRLALRQKGVGGRLCPHQLIMTATPIPRTLAMSAYADLDTSILDELPPGRTPVNTVLVTDSRRVEVIERVRAACAEGRQAYWVCTLIEESEELTCQAAQTTYEDLSSALGELRVGLIHGRMKPTEKAEVMGQFKAGELQLLVATTVIEVGVDVPNASLMIIENPERLGLAQLHQLRGRVGRGSAASHCVMLYHPPLSQIGRQRLGIMRETNDGFVIAEKDLELRGPGEMLGTRQTGLLQFKVADLMRDADLLPAVRDAAQALLERWPHHVSPLLERWLRHGQQYGQV from the coding sequence ATGACTGAGCTGTCGAATGTGCCGGTCACGGCACTCAAGGGCGTCGGCGAAGCCATGGCCGAGAAGCTGGCCAAGGTCGGCCTGGAGAACCTGCAGGACGTACTGTTCCACCTGCCCCTGCGCTATCAGGACCGCACCCGCGTAGTACCGATCGGCGCGCTGCGTCCCGGGCAGGACGCGGTGATCGAAGGCACCGTCAGCGGCGCCGACGTGGTGATGGGCAAGCGCCGCAGCCTGCTGGTGCGCCTGCAGGACGGCACCGGCGGGCTCAGCCTGCGCTTCTACCATTTCAGCAACGCGCAGAAGGAAGGCCTCAAGCGCGGCACCCGCGTGCGCTGTTATGGCGAAGCCCGTCCCGGCGCCTCGGGGCTGGAAATCTACCACCCGGAATACCGCGCCATCAGCGGTGATGAACCGCCGCCCGTGGACCAGACCCTGACCCCCATCTACCCACTCACCGAAGGCCTGACCCAGCAGCGCCTGCGCATGCTGTGCCAGCAGAGCCTGGCCCTGCTCGGCCCGCGCAGCCTGCCGGACTGGCTGCCGCAAGAGCTGGCGCGGGATTACCAGCTGGCGCCGCTGGACGATGCGATTCGTTACCTGCATCACCCGCCGGCCGACGCCGATGTCGACGAACTGGCCCTGGGTCACCATTGGGCCCAGCATCGCCTGGCGTTCGAGGAGCTGCTGACCCATCAGCTGTCCCAGCAGCGCCTGCGCGAAAGCCTGCGCTCGCAACTCGCCCCGGCGCTGCCCAAAGCCACCCGGCTGCCGGCGCTGTACCTGAAGAACCTCGGCTTTGCGCCCACCGGCGCGCAACAGCGGGTCGGCAACGAGATCGCCTATGACCTCAGCCAACCCGAGCCGATGCTGCGGCTGATCCAGGGCGACGTAGGGGCCGGCAAGACCGTGGTCGCCGCCCTCGCCGCCCTGCAGGCGCTGGAGGCTGGCTATCAGGTGGCGCTGATGGCGCCGACCGAGATCCTCGCCGAGCAGCACTTCATCACCTTCAAGCGCTGGCTCGAACCGCTGGGGCTGGAAGTCGCCTGGCTGGCCGGCAAGCTCAAGGGCAAGAACCGCACAGCGGCCCTGGAACAGATCGCCGCCGGCGCGCCGATGGTGGTCGGCACCCACGCGCTGTTCCAGGACGAAGTGCAGTTCAAGAACCTGGCGCTGGTGATCATCGACGAACAACACCGCTTCGGCGTGCAGCAGCGCCTGGCCCTGCGCCAGAAAGGCGTGGGCGGACGCCTGTGCCCGCACCAGCTGATCATGACCGCCACGCCGATCCCACGGACCCTGGCGATGAGTGCCTACGCCGACCTGGACACCTCGATCCTCGACGAGCTGCCCCCTGGCCGTACGCCGGTGAACACCGTGCTGGTGACCGACTCGCGGCGCGTCGAAGTCATCGAGCGGGTGCGCGCCGCCTGCGCCGAAGGGCGCCAGGCCTATTGGGTGTGCACGCTGATCGAGGAATCCGAAGAGCTGACCTGCCAGGCCGCGCAAACCACTTACGAAGACCTGAGCAGTGCCCTGGGCGAACTGCGGGTCGGCTTGATCCACGGGCGCATGAAGCCGACGGAAAAGGCCGAGGTCATGGGCCAGTTCAAAGCCGGTGAATTGCAGCTGCTGGTGGCCACTACCGTGATCGAAGTCGGCGTCGATGTGCCCAACGCCAGCCTGATGATCATCGAGAACCCCGAGCGCCTGGGCCTGGCCCAGCTGCACCAGCTGCGCGGTCGCGTGGGTCGGGGCAGCGCCGCCAGCCATTGCGTCATGCTCTACCATCCTCCCTTGTCGCAGATCGGCCGCCAGCGCCTGGGCATCATGCGCGAAACCAACGACGGTTTTGTCATCGCCGAAAAGGACCTGGAACTGCGCGGCCCCGGCGAGATGCTCGGCACCCGCCAGACCGGCCTGCTGCAATTCAAGGTCGCCGACCTGATGCGCGATGCCGACCTGCTGCCGGCCGTGCGCGATGCCGCCCAGGCCTTGCTCGAGCGCTGGCCGCACCACGTCAGCCCGCTGCTGGAACGCTGGCTGCGCCACGGGCAGCAATACGGCCAAGTGTGA
- a CDS encoding aminoacyl-tRNA deacylase and HDOD domain-containing protein, translating into MTEVALATAAPHAPSVIRLLLGKLNIGFTEVLDHPGLPAARKVQAVLLDDAVGALMVLFPQSQLLDLNRLAELTGRRLTAVSTERLERMLGKHNLSLLPGLPALTSSPCLYDESLLREPTLLINSGEPGLLLEITSDAFKSMLSKASAGNFGEALSSIRPNLDRPDDDREEITQAMQAFTARRIQQRLEATIEIPPLAETAQKIIKLRVDPNATIDDITGVVETDPALAAQVVSWAASPYYASPGKIRSVEDAIVRVLGFDLVINLALGLALGKTLSLPKDHPQHSTPYWQQSIYTAAVIEGLTRAMPRAQRPEAGLTYLAGLLHNFGYLLLAHVFPPHFSLICRHLEVNPHLCHSYVEQHLLGISREQIGAWLMRYWDMPDELSTALRFQHDPSYDGAYAEYPNLVCLAVRLLRSRGIGSGPVEDIPDALLERLGLSRDKAEDVVSKVLEAEVLLRELASQFSQH; encoded by the coding sequence ATGACAGAAGTTGCCCTCGCCACCGCAGCCCCGCACGCTCCGTCTGTAATCCGGCTGCTGCTCGGCAAGCTGAACATCGGCTTCACGGAAGTCCTCGACCATCCTGGCCTGCCGGCAGCGCGCAAGGTACAGGCCGTCCTGCTGGACGACGCCGTCGGCGCGCTGATGGTGCTGTTCCCGCAGAGCCAGTTGCTGGACCTCAATCGCCTCGCCGAACTGACCGGCCGCCGCCTGACCGCCGTCTCCACGGAACGCCTGGAGCGCATGCTCGGCAAACATAACCTGAGCCTGCTGCCCGGCCTGCCGGCGCTCACCAGCTCGCCCTGCCTGTATGACGAAAGCCTGCTGCGCGAGCCGACCCTGCTGATCAACTCCGGCGAGCCGGGCCTGCTGCTGGAAATCACCAGCGACGCCTTCAAGAGCATGCTGAGCAAGGCCAGCGCCGGCAATTTCGGCGAGGCCCTGAGCAGCATCCGCCCGAACCTCGACCGCCCGGACGACGACCGCGAGGAAATCACCCAGGCGATGCAGGCCTTCACCGCCCGGCGCATCCAGCAACGCCTGGAAGCGACCATCGAGATTCCGCCGCTGGCCGAAACCGCGCAGAAGATCATCAAGCTGCGGGTCGACCCCAACGCCACCATCGACGACATCACCGGCGTGGTGGAAACCGACCCGGCCCTGGCTGCGCAAGTGGTGAGCTGGGCGGCTTCGCCCTACTACGCCTCGCCGGGCAAGATCCGCTCGGTGGAAGACGCCATCGTCCGCGTGCTGGGCTTCGACCTGGTGATCAACCTGGCGCTGGGCCTGGCCCTGGGCAAGACCCTGAGCCTGCCCAAGGACCACCCGCAACACAGCACGCCGTACTGGCAGCAGTCGATCTATACCGCCGCCGTCATCGAAGGCCTGACCCGCGCCATGCCGCGCGCCCAGCGCCCGGAAGCCGGCCTGACCTACCTCGCCGGCCTGCTGCACAACTTCGGCTACCTGCTGCTGGCCCACGTCTTCCCGCCGCACTTCTCGCTGATCTGCCGCCACCTGGAGGTCAACCCGCACCTGTGCCACAGCTACGTCGAACAGCACCTGCTGGGCATCAGCCGCGAACAGATCGGCGCCTGGCTGATGCGCTACTGGGACATGCCGGACGAGTTGTCCACCGCCCTGCGCTTCCAGCACGACCCGAGCTATGACGGCGCCTACGCCGAATACCCGAACCTGGTGTGCCTGGCCGTGCGCCTGCTGCGCAGCCGCGGCATCGGCTCCGGCCCTGTCGAAGACATCCCTGACGCTCTGCTCGAACGCCTTGGCCTGTCCCGCGACAAGGCCGAAGACGTGGTCAGCAAAGTCCTGGAAGCCGAAGTGCTGTTGCGCGAACTGGCCTCGCAGTTCAGCCAGCACTGA